Within Gambusia affinis linkage group LG01, SWU_Gaff_1.0, whole genome shotgun sequence, the genomic segment GTTCATGTCTAAACAGCGTTTTTTATTACTTCAGTGTGCTTTATATATATGACATCATATTAATATAAATCATAACATTTACTGTTTGCCTCTCATAGATGTTCTGCCTTTTTCAGCCTCTCCCTTTTTCTCTTCTACGTCTATTGCAGCTTAAAATATGAACTCCTCTATTTTCTGTTCTCCACCTTCTCCCTCCGTTTTCTCCATCAGGAGCAGCTGACCTCACTCAGTCAAATATTCAGTGACCTCAGAGCAAAAAGCGCAGCCACACTTACTCATACTTTTTTACTTCTCTACATACCCACAATCCCATCCTGGTCTGGATATTTGGATGGTTAAAtgagaagcagaagaaaggcACTTCAGTGGAAAAAGGTTCTGGCTCACCAGCCTCATTGGGGAAAGGCAAAGCCAGCTTTGTAGTTAAAGTTTTGAGTAAGTGCTATTAATGTTAGTGTCGATAGAGTGAGACAACACACCCAGTGACGCATCcatgcagtttgtgttttttttgtgatttagaTTGACCCCTTAACTGTCATGATGACACAAGTGTCGTCATGGACCTATTGACTTAGGTATAAGTGTTTTGAGGTGACACTTAAGGGCTTAAACTCAAAACGTTGTCATGTTACTTAAATTCTGCCTAAGCATGaggtttaataattttacaaaggTACGGTTTACCATTCTTAGAGAGTTTTGTTAGCATTTGCTGAACAATCTTACACATAGTAATAAAGTAAATTGAAGTTTGCAGTGATGACCTGGGGCATAAAGAAAAGAGATTTCAGAAGTTCATAAGTCATTTTTGTCCAAGGTTAGATTAATATATCTAATTACTGAAATTCATTTTCACAGTCAAATATCTTCTGTCTTGTGTGCCTGAAAAAAAGATGTGCTGTAGGTTACGAATTCAAATTATCATCCTTAAGCctaatttaacatatttgtttttagaatatTACCATCACAGTTAGCATTCACTGGTAATTAAGTGGGGAAAACGATCATTTGCTCAAATGGTTCACTCTTACTTTGACTAAGGATAACATGAAATTAGCTTGTTTATGAAACTTGTGTCCTAAACAGTAAGTCTTTAGAGTGCAAGTCAAGTTTGAAAGTCTGATTCTGTGACTGAAGTGTGACTTGAGTCTAAAATCTTAAGTCTAAAAGTCAAATCCCCATCTCTGGTTCTCATAGATTTATTTGAAATCTGTCCTCAACTTCTAGTTTACATTAAGCATCTAGGAGGCAAACTGTCCACCAAATGGTGGTCATTGTTGGTTGCACAATAAAAAAGCATTAGAGCATTTCGAACCTTCATTTAACCACATGTCTAATTAAACCTCTGTTGACTGCTGTAGAAAATCAGAGATACCTCTCAGCCGTATTCTGGCTCTGCGACAGAAGGCAAGGTGTCACTTTTAACTCACAGAATAGCAGCTTTGGAGTGCCATGACAGATGGCTGGAGAGATTTGTCCCTGTGGTGATTATGCAATGAGGTTGGATTTTCAGTGACTTGTGGTCGCTCTGGTGTTGCGGCAGCACTATAAAAGCGTGgctctttttttccctgctaCTGTATTCTTAATCTCTATTAAACATTGTCTACATGCGGCCCTGAAAAGAAACTGTTCACGGTTACTTTCAGTTAGATAATTGCATAGCACGAGTTCAGAACACGTCATTTCAACACCTTCAAAAGATGAACCAATTCATTTCATATAGGGATGCATGATATATCAGCATCAACATCAGTTATTGGCCGATGTtggtcattttttaacatattggtaTTGGACCAATAACTTGATTGATTTTTtctcaaatcaatcaaattcaaACCAGTCATAtaggtttaaattaaattgtatgCAGTCTTGGTGGatgtttctgaattaaaaagcataaaaagctATATAAGAAATTAcataaatgcctttttttttgctttttttttaagacagacAATCATAAACTTTAGTTTatgttcaaataaatgtattggaTTACTTGCATTTGCAGAATTTTTCCTAGCCACATTGTTCTTTTGTTCATCTTATGATTTccccttaaaaatgtaaacatgccCAGAGTTGGCACTGACTGTTAATCCAatgtgatgatgtcatcagatgCCCATTCAAATTCCGTGGGTCAAAATTCAAAGTTTAATGTCACACAACAAGAATTTCTGTCTAAGACAGATGGGAAAACAAGGATataaataccaaaacaaaattaaaatatgactttcatttaggttttagttttttacaggTAAAAGTGGAAAATCCATTCAATCCCATGTGCACACTTACAGTATGATATGTACTGGTAACTTAGCAACCGCTTCCTGTCAGCTTGTTTTGTGCTTTCACATTCACAAAAATTCTCCAGATGATTTGCATTTATCTCTGAAACTAATCAATCCGTCCTACACTCTCACAAAAATGTAACCAAGCTTTTCAATTTGGCAGTAAAAGCAGCATAGCTACAGAAAACAATATAACACATATTGTTTGTGTTAGAAATACACTTCcacaaaaaagcaagaaaaagttGGGTCAGCTAAAGGTGCATcgaatcagatttatttttgtttaaaatttcagaaaGATTCAACAGTGCTTTTAGTTGTCATTTGACTTGCATGCATTTCAAATCAATTAATCTGTACTAAGTTGAACTGCAAAACTGCATGCATCTGGTGTCTGAAGTCATTCAGTTCCCCTTTTTTTCACTCAGTGcagctttttcttgtttgatAGGCTGCTGCCATTGCTGAATGCTGATTTCTGGCCCCTCTAATGAAGGAAGTGGATTGTGTACACTGTATGGGTGTGTCAAGTCAGTTCAAACACATTCGCCTGTGAGTGAACCGTGGGCACACCATACCGTGGCAGAGAAGGAATGTTGGTATGTTGGTGACTGATTGAGCAGATCGGCAACTCATTCAGCGACATCTCAAGTCGCTTAAGGATTTCCTGAAAGCTGTATTTGCTCTGTGCTTCTGCTCTAAACTGGACTTTGTAGCATGAAGTGGAACAGTGTGTCGTCACGCCTGCACACATGATGTAATTCCCCACTGGTCACTGATTGGCCCTTAACTTTGCATAAACTTTGGTTTCCTGGAGGAGCCTGTGTACTCTGGACTTAACTTGACTGAAAGAATGGTGGACAAGATATGGAGGAAGAGTTggcatttttttgaaaacagacGATCTTTTCGCAGTAACCCATCGCCTCGTAAGGCTTCAGAGCGCAAGAATGTGTAAGTAAAGAAAGGAGTTTGTGAAAAATGATAGATGTCTGACCGTTTGAGACTGTTCACATGGCACTGGTGTTTTctgaattaaacatttcaaaggttATTGTAAGTAATGTGTTCTAACTTTTTTGAACTTAATGAAAGTACCTCATTTCATTAGACTTCAGACAAAAaagatgttagaaaaaaaaattctcttgtCTATCTTATAAAAATACATCTGCTGGTTTCAGTACctcatttcaaaaagtttataAATCCCTAGAGTCAACCTGCTTTCTACTGTCAAAATATAATCTCAACATATTCAAACCCAAACTTTAAAGTATCTCTGTCACTCCTTTTAAAATCGCTCTCTATCCCTTTGCTCTGATTTCAGTGTGGAAGGAGATGGACGGCCCAGTGAGAGCGGTCCTTCCTTGGACGGCAGAGCCAACTATGGCCAGGGTCCCGTAACTCACGGGTCAGCCATCAGCCCCGACCGATTCGACGGCCCGCTTTACAGCCACGGGGTCCAACCCGGGCCACAGAGGCCCCGTCGACCCAAACTCCAGCACTCGCAATCCATCCTCCGCAAGCAGGCCGAGGAGGAGGCCATCAAGCGGTCTCGTTCTCTCTCTGAGAGCTATGAGCTCTCTGCTGACCTTCAGGATAAACAGGTATATCCAGAAGTTATCTGGACAGGTTTCGTCTTGCCAAGTTGAAGTTTTTTGTAGTTGTAAAAAAATCtagaattttgagatttatcaGAAAACCAGTTTTGATTAGTGTTTTGAGTTCAGGGGATTGAGGCGCAgtctcctttttctttattccatCCACCATTTAAATTACACAAGCACATCTGGTGCCAAACTAACTCATCAACAAAAtggtgccaccaccatgcttgacagctACTACAAGCTGCTTGTGTGTGAACTCTTCACCATGAGATCATTTTGGAGCACAGGTGTATTTCTTGGTTGTCACCCACTCTTTATTCACTACATACGGTTACATTAGTGTTCTCACAGTTTCCAGTTCATTGGCAGAGTGAAAGTTTGTGTTAGGATAGTCAGCTTGTCATTTGTTTGCAAGTGAATGTTCCAATAGAAGGAAGAAACATCAAAAtggaatggaaaaataaaacgtcTGGCTTTACGAAGCCACAAGTTCTACCTTACTGAAAATTTACAGCTTAAAAGCCAGATGCCCTCCAGAAAAAGCAACCAGTTTAAATGACCTCTATACCATTTCTGATAACGGTGGCTAAATATCAAAACAGAACTCTGTCAGAGGCTGTGTGTGTGGTTTCCAATTTTCTGTGGGGCATTTAATtctaattaatattaataattaacatCTGAGGTGAATGTATTAGTAGACATCAgtcctttattttaattttcaaacaatttgATCAGAGGAAAGCCCAATAAATTCAAAACTGTGTGCTCAACTACCATAGTGCTCTGGTGGTGGTACAGGTTTACAGTTAATTTTCTCCTTCCTTTGCTCAGGTGGAAATGCTGGAGCGTAAATATGGTGGAAGGTTCATAACTCGGCATGCAGCTCGCACCATTCAGACAGCCTTCAGGCAGTATCAGATGAACAAGAACTTTGAACGTCTCAGGAGCTCTATGTCAGAGAACCGTATGTCCAGACGCATCGTTCTTTCTAACATGAGGATGCAGCTTTCATTTGAGGGCCCTGAGAAAGTGCACAGCTCATACTTTGAAGGGAGGCAGGTGTCCATGACGGAGGATGGCACCCCACTGTCCATGGTGCAGTCTGAACGTGGGGACGTGGAAGTCCACCAGCAGGCAAACATGACGTCACACCCGCCGCCGCAGGCTGACCTGACCGATGCCATCACAGAGCTGGAGGACGCCTTCTCCAGGCAGGTTAAGTCTCTGGCAGAGTCCATAGATGATGCGCTGAACTGTCGTAGTCTTCAGGGGGACGAGGGGCCTGACCCTGAGGCTATGGGTTGCTCCAAAGTGCAGGGAGAAGTGCCCTATCAGATGAAGTCCCACCGCAGGCCAGCTGGACGTATGCGAGATGAAACTGTTGCATCATATAGTGACGTTACTTTGTTCATCGATGAGGATGACATGCCCCATCCTGCTGCTCTGAGGTCAGGAGACCAGCCGTCCAGTACAGAATCAGACTTAAGGCTGCAGTCAGTAAACTCCTCCCAGGAGTACTGGCCTATTGACTCTAAAGATGAGGGTCGTGACACAGACACTAGCTGCCGCAGCACTCCTTCTCTAGAGTGCCAAGAACAGCGTCTTAGAGTGGACCACCTCCCTCTTCTGACTATAGAACCTCCAAGTGACAGTTCAGCTGAGCTCAGTGATCGCTCTGACCGTGGCTCTGTCAAGCGACCTCCTGCATACGAACCTCACGGCCACATCGTGACATCCTCCCAGGCGAGCCCCAAACACATATCCCACGGACCCCCGCCACGAGCGCCCTCCCGCGACGATGACGCGCCTCTGCGCCATCGCCACCGGCAGCTAGAAAGCCACCTGGCAATCAATGGCTCAGCAAACCGGCAAAGCAAGTCTGAATCAGACTTCTCAGATGGGGACAACGACAGCATCAATAGCACATCGAACTCAAACGACACTATAAACTGCAGCTCCGAGTCCTCGTCGAGGGACAGCCTCCGAGAGCAGACGCTAAGTAAGCAGACCTACCACAAAGAGACTCGAAACAGCTGGGACTCGCCAATCTTCAGCAATGACGTGATCCGCAAGAGACACTACCGCATCGGCCTCAATCTGTTCAACAAGTACGTACTCAGCTGTGACGGAGCAGCTGCTTGACTTTTCTTGTTAGTACCAAGAAAATAGACTGAGTGATGGCAAGGCCATTGGAGTAGCTGTGCCCTCTCTTGCTCTATAAATTGCATCCAGTTGTGTCTATATCAAGTACAAAGTCAGTCTTGAAActgctttttggaaaaaaaaaaaaaagaaattatcacTTCGTGTTTGTTGTGTAACaaagatttagttttgttttgcagagtgAGATGAATGTTACAGTTCATTGTTAGAAGCTAAACCTAGCTCACTATTAAATTACAGACATATTGCTGATTTGCGTTTTCTAGTTTTAAAACCTTGTGAGCGTTTCTCCATTATCCAAATGATAATGAGGACTCAAGgagcaattaaaattaaatgtatcatTTTGCTGATCTCAATGATCTAATGcctgaatgaaaattattaacTAGCTTGCCTGAAGATGTCTTCAATAGGAATTTTCAGAGAGCTCAAGCAATAACAGATCATTCTATCCAGTTCTGGCATTAAGTAttaaaattgtgattaaaattCTAACATAATGCTGCATGTTGAAATTTCAGGAAACCCGAGAAGGGCATCCAGTACTTGACAGAGCGGGGGTTCATTCCTGACACGCCGGTCGGTGTTGCCCACTTCCTACTTCAAAGGAAGGGGCTCAGCAGGCAGATGATTGGAGAATTTTTGGGTAATCGACAAAAACAGTTCAACAGAGATGTCCTGGAGTAAGTCcgattttttttgtccttctctTCCTATTTAATTCTACCCCTAATTTAAATAACAGGaaactttttattcaaatgcaTGTAATTATAGTGGTCATTCTTTTAAGCTAACAAGTGAACTTtccaaaatgttaacatttatttatttacaatgaaGCCAATTGCTTCTCAGGTTTGCAGCCTGTGatatttgcattcattttcatGTCTGAATGTCAAGTATGGAGCCAAAAGTAGCCATGGGTCACAGTGTTAAATTTACCCTGTGCTATTTATTCAGTGAGAAGGAAGAAATGTTATCTGAAAGCGGTGTCTTGGAGACATAACATACCAGCAACGCACCCAGAGATTTAAAAGCATTCTGTGGCAATCCCAGTCTGCCAACATTTCATGGCAAATGGTTGACTGcgagaaaaactgtaattagCAAAACATCTGGCAGACTTTGCGATTTCTACTACAGATTTGACCAGATGTGACTCTAACATGTTCTTTTTCTCCAATGTGGTCTCTGGTGTCACCAGAAATTTTATATTTGAGAGCCAAGCTGTGGTTGAGAACGTTTCACTTTTCTCTGCATTACAAATTTGTGTTATATATCTCAGTGTTATGCTACACTGCGTTAATGGCGCTACTGTTGTTAGCCTAGATGTTAACTTCCTGCTAAATCTGTCTGAAGTAGCTGAAGGACGAACTTTGATGACGAGGGATCTTCATCCTTCTGCTTTATGTTGGtcctttctttaaaatatgagtTTAATTGTAACCTATTCCTTGGACAAGTGCttcatataaaaaacaaacacgtttttTAATGAGTGATCCCTGCTGGACTGTCCAGATCATCCTACTCACTATAAATAAACTCTGTAGCAAAACTCCCCTTTGTTTACAGCCATGTGACTGTAGGGTTCTGTCTCAAAAGGGTCATTTTGTgtcagtgttttaaaataaagaccCATTGTAGCTTTAATTATTACTATTGCTGATATGAATTTGTAGGTTTTATGAATTTGGGGTGCACTATTTAGTGtgtaaatttgattaaatactCTTAAATTCtcttaaaatctattttgtgAAAACAGTCACATTCTGTATTTATTAACTTTACTTTTGGAAATCCATCGTCTCTCCTCGTGTACCAGCTGTGTGGTAGATGAAATGGACTTCCAGAGCATGGAGCTGGATGAGGCCCTTAGAAAGTTTCAAAACCACATCCGTGTCCAAGGGGAAGCTCAGAAGGTGGAGCGGCTCATTGAAGCGTTCAGGTGAGACTACGAGACTTCACtcgcaaaaatataaaacaaatcatcaGTAGTTGTTTTGTAGGCAAAGAGGACCTTTTTCATCATTACTTCTGCTTTCCTTGAAAGTATTTCCTCACAATGAAAGGGATCTGAACTGTATGTGTTCTTTGTTGTAAACtgatgtgctttcacatgttcAGCCAGCGGTACTGCATCTGTAACCCTACGGTGGTGCGACAGTTTAGGAACCCTGACACCATCTTCATCCTGGCCTTCGCCATCATTCTTCTCAACACTGACATGTACAGCCCAAACGTCAAGCCAGAGAGGAAAATGAAACTGGAAGACTTCATCAAGAATTTAAGAGgtagcaaagtaaaaaaaaaaaaaaaagtttattgatgtataaaaaataatatgttcCATGTGATTAGGGTACAAGGTTTGGTTTTCCTGTCCTGTTCTTAAATGAAACTTAAGATACTCTGTCACAGCAAGTcaactggaggaaaaagaaaaaaattatattgtgcTTTTAAAAAGCATTCCAGGAAGGTAAAGTCCAGTTGCTCCTCCCCTCATTGAATGCAGACATTAGCCAATTGTAGATCAGTTCAGAAGGAGGGTTGCTGCACCATGTTGCTCTACAGATGTAGAAATATATCGACTGGTGCAATGCTTGAGTCATTGTTGTCCTGCAGCAGTAACTGCAGTTCTTGTAATATCTGTCTAtgatgaaaacactgaaaagggTCAGAGTTAAGAGAAAGTCAAACATTAAACCTATATGTGTGTGCTGGTACATGTGGTTCTTACTATTGCTTTGTGATTCTCGTCTTTAGCGTGGCTTCCTCTGGTTTTAGGAAATGGCCGTTATAACTGGCCTGTTAAATCACGCTTATAGATTCTGGGCTATCTTTGTTTCTTGGCATGCCTGGTAAAATATGCAACAGGCCTTTTACAAGGTTTCATTCCAGTTAAAATCTTAtagtacatttttgtgtttataactGTAGGAAATAAAGGGTTTTTACAGTTTGACCTATCCGGCAACTGGTTTGCATTAGACTGGGCACTTGATGATCCGAAGATGTTACTGTTTGATGTAGATCATAACCATGTGCCAATTTTTATCTTCCttcttattattttgactttgcaCAGTGACACAGTAAATGAATCTCCTCAACCAGTCTTGCTGTCACTGCATATTTGTACCCCAATAAAACGCAAAGTCATCAATTGCTAATAAGAAGTCCCAAAATCTGGGATGAACTCTCAAGTGTTAagtgtaaattaaaaacatctttctttGCTGATGTGGTACCATTAATGATTATTGCTTAAAGTAGGATTTTCCACAGAGTTAATTCTGCagcattaaatcaaaaatagagGCTGGAttcattttcagtatttaagtgtattttaaatacatttattttaaatcattctgCATAGTTTACCAGAAAACGGCTAGATATagaggtgtgtttttttgttttttttctggacgcTTTATTTCTGGAAGAACGTTACAACAGTCTCCCAAACTGTGACtccaaaatataacaaatgcaTAGTATAAATTCTTTTTAATATGCTTGGTGCAGTAAATCAAGTCTTTTGTCTTCTCCAGGTGTGGATGATGGGGAGGACATACCCAGAGAGACTTTGGTCGGCATCTATGAGAGGATTCGCAAGCGAGAGCTTAAGACTAATGAAGACCACGTGTCACAGGTGCAGAAGGTGGAGAAACTCATAGTGGGAAAGAAACCGGTGAGTAatgatatttgttttacaattacAGTCATAGAGATGTTTACATCATCATCAATCTCTTCAATTTTGGGTGAAATTGAAGAGATTGATCTATTACCTAGTTACTCTCACAGTCTGAATTTTCCCTGCAGTTCTAGTTCTTAAATTCTAAAGTTTGGGAAATGTGAGGAATTTAAGCTTAGAAGTGGCACCCATGCCTTTGGCTACACTTGTGAAATTACTGACATGTCTGAGTATAGACCTTCATGCTGGTGATTTTAACACAGCCAAAGCCCTTGAGACGTGCTGCCCAGTGCAGCAGTGCTGATTAAAACAAATGGTTACATGCCTCCACTTTGACGCACTGTAGAAACTATGAGATTTCAGTGAAACCTACCTG encodes:
- the LOC122832872 gene encoding IQ motif and SEC7 domain-containing protein 1-like isoform X5; the protein is MWKFKAFCLDYWHVLCLHPHNNFYKSVEGDGRPSESGPSLDGRANYGQGPVTHGSAISPDRFDGPLYSHGVQPGPQRPRRPKLQHSQSILRKQAEEEAIKRSRSLSESYELSADLQDKQVEMLERKYGGRFITRHAARTIQTAFRQYQMNKNFERLRSSMSENRMSRRIVLSNMRMQLSFEGPEKVHSSYFEGRQVSMTEDGTPLSMVQSERGDVEVHQQANMTSHPPPQADLTDAITELEDAFSRQVKSLAESIDDALNCRSLQGDEGPDPEAMGCSKVQGEVPYQMKSHRRPAGRMRDETVASYSDVTLFIDEDDMPHPAALRSGDQPSSTESDLRLQSVNSSQEYWPIDSKDEGRDTDTSCRSTPSLECQEQRLRVDHLPLLTIEPPSDSSAELSDRSDRGSVKRPPAYEPHGHIVTSSQASPKHISHGPPPRAPSRDDDAPLRHRHRQLESHLAINGSANRQSKSESDFSDGDNDSINSTSNSNDTINCSSESSSRDSLREQTLSKQTYHKETRNSWDSPIFSNDVIRKRHYRIGLNLFNKKPEKGIQYLTERGFIPDTPVGVAHFLLQRKGLSRQMIGEFLGNRQKQFNRDVLDCVVDEMDFQSMELDEALRKFQNHIRVQGEAQKVERLIEAFSQRYCICNPTVVRQFRNPDTIFILAFAIILLNTDMYSPNVKPERKMKLEDFIKNLRGVDDGEDIPRETLVGIYERIRKRELKTNEDHVSQVQKVEKLIVGKKPIGSLHHGLGCVLSLPHRRLVCYCRLFEVPDPNKPQKLGLHQREIFLFNDLLVVTKIFQKKKNSVTYSFRQSFSLYGMQVMLFENQYYPNGIRLTSAIPGADIKVLINFNAPNPQDRKKFTDDLRESIAEVQEMEKYRIESELEKQKGVVRPSMSQSSGLKKEAGNGGMNRASLDDSYAMGEGLKRSALSSSLRDLSEAGKRGRRSSAGSLDSNMEGSIISSPHTRRRPTTAREGSSRGNPSIPNSASTSILGSLFGSKRGKPSSQSQTPLPPPGHPTLISHKPHPTNLHHTAQVVHTVQAQLHGPHPQYCQVPQNPPPYHHHHHYHPPPHTQYHQHPAYSSHAHHHSQHGHYSQPSHHTQHSHHHGQQAGPAHGGHKPKHSGISTVV
- the LOC122832872 gene encoding IQ motif and SEC7 domain-containing protein 1-like isoform X1 → MDCPTENPTRAAEYLKELNKIIETQQGLLERQRGRIEELEQQVSDLCAENACLKEQYQRHLATCRLLQGTSSLVTLGAIKENVTHDKLEFDPTRMVRRHASLPVEATGNPGRLGSEGCKRVIPCRKWKSASFGVEGDGRPSESGPSLDGRANYGQGPVTHGSAISPDRFDGPLYSHGVQPGPQRPRRPKLQHSQSILRKQAEEEAIKRSRSLSESYELSADLQDKQVEMLERKYGGRFITRHAARTIQTAFRQYQMNKNFERLRSSMSENRMSRRIVLSNMRMQLSFEGPEKVHSSYFEGRQVSMTEDGTPLSMVQSERGDVEVHQQANMTSHPPPQADLTDAITELEDAFSRQVKSLAESIDDALNCRSLQGDEGPDPEAMGCSKVQGEVPYQMKSHRRPAGRMRDETVASYSDVTLFIDEDDMPHPAALRSGDQPSSTESDLRLQSVNSSQEYWPIDSKDEGRDTDTSCRSTPSLECQEQRLRVDHLPLLTIEPPSDSSAELSDRSDRGSVKRPPAYEPHGHIVTSSQASPKHISHGPPPRAPSRDDDAPLRHRHRQLESHLAINGSANRQSKSESDFSDGDNDSINSTSNSNDTINCSSESSSRDSLREQTLSKQTYHKETRNSWDSPIFSNDVIRKRHYRIGLNLFNKKPEKGIQYLTERGFIPDTPVGVAHFLLQRKGLSRQMIGEFLGNRQKQFNRDVLDCVVDEMDFQSMELDEALRKFQNHIRVQGEAQKVERLIEAFSQRYCICNPTVVRQFRNPDTIFILAFAIILLNTDMYSPNVKPERKMKLEDFIKNLRGVDDGEDIPRETLVGIYERIRKRELKTNEDHVSQVQKVEKLIVGKKPIGSLHHGLGCVLSLPHRRLVCYCRLFEVPDPNKPQKLGLHQREIFLFNDLLVVTKIFQKKKNSVTYSFRQSFSLYGMQVMLFENQYYPNGIRLTSAIPGADIKVLINFNAPNPQDRKKFTDDLRESIAEVQEMEKYRIESELEKQKGVVRPSMSQSSGLKKEAGNGGMNRASLDDSYAMGEGLKRSALSSSLRDLSEAGKRGRRSSAGSLDSNMEGSIISSPHTRRRPTTAREGSSRGNPSIPNSASTSILGSLFGSKRGKPSSQSQTPLPPPGHPTLISHKPHPTNLHHTAQVVHTVQAQLHGPHPQYCQVPQNPPPYHHHHHYHPPPHTQYHQHPAYSSHAHHHSQHGHYSQPSHHTQHSHHHGQQAGPAHGGHKPKHSGISTVV
- the LOC122832872 gene encoding IQ motif and SEC7 domain-containing protein 1-like isoform X8; this translates as MDCPTENPTRAAEYLKELNKIIETQQGLLERQRGRIEELEQQVSDLCAENACLKEQYQRHLATCRLLQGTSSLVTLGAIKENVTHDKLEFDPTRMVRRHASLPVEATGNPGRLGSEGCKRVIPCRKWKSASFGVEGDGRPSESGPSLDGRANYGQGPVTHGSAISPDRFDGPLYSHGVQPGPQRPRRPKLQHSQSILRKQAEEEAIKRSRSLSESYELSADLQDKQVEMLERKYGGRFITRHAARTIQTAFRQYQMNKNFERLRSSMSENRMSRRIVLSNMRMQLSFEGPEKVHSSYFEGRQVSMTEDGTPLSMVQSERGDVEVHQQANMTSHPPPQADLTDAITELEDAFSRQVKSLAESIDDALNCRSLQGDEGPDPEAMGCSKVQGEVPYQMKSHRRPAGRMRDETVASYSDVTLFIDEDDMPHPAALRSGDQPSSTESDLRLQSVNSSQEYWPIDSKDEGRDTDTSCRSTPSLECQEQRLRVDHLPLLTIEPPSDSSAELSDRSDRGSVKRPPAYEPHGHIVTSSQASPKHISHGPPPRAPSRDDDAPLRHRHRQLESHLAINGSANRQSKSESDFSDGDNDSINSTSNSNDTINCSSESSSRDSLREQTLSKQTYHKETRNSWDSPIFSNDVIRKRHYRIGLNLFNKKPEKGIQYLTERGFIPDTPVGVAHFLLQRKGLSRQMIGEFLGNRQKQFNRDVLDCVVDEMDFQSMELDEALRKFQNHIRVQGEAQKVERLIEAFSQRYCICNPTVVRQFRNPDTIFILAFAIILLNTDMYSPNVKPERKMKLEDFIKNLRGVDDGEDIPRETLVGIYERIRKRELKTNEDHVSQVQKVEKLIVGKKPIGSLHHGLGCVLSLPHRRLVCYCRLFEVPDPNKPQKLGLHQREIFLFNDLLVVTKIFQKKKNSVTYSFRQSFSLYGMQVMLFENQYYPNGIRLTSAIPGADIKVLINFNAPNPQDRKKFTDDLRESIAEVQEMEKYRIESELEKQKGVVRPSMSQSSGLKKEAGNGGMNRASLDDSYAMGEGLKRSALSSSLRDLSEAGVHH
- the LOC122832872 gene encoding IQ motif and SEC7 domain-containing protein 1-like isoform X2, with the protein product MDCPTENPTRAAEYLKELNKIIETQQGLLERQRGRIEELEQQVSDLCAENACLKEQYQRHLATCRLLQGTSSLVTLGAIKENVTHDKRHASLPVEATGNPGRLGSEGCKRVIPCRKWKSASFGVEGDGRPSESGPSLDGRANYGQGPVTHGSAISPDRFDGPLYSHGVQPGPQRPRRPKLQHSQSILRKQAEEEAIKRSRSLSESYELSADLQDKQVEMLERKYGGRFITRHAARTIQTAFRQYQMNKNFERLRSSMSENRMSRRIVLSNMRMQLSFEGPEKVHSSYFEGRQVSMTEDGTPLSMVQSERGDVEVHQQANMTSHPPPQADLTDAITELEDAFSRQVKSLAESIDDALNCRSLQGDEGPDPEAMGCSKVQGEVPYQMKSHRRPAGRMRDETVASYSDVTLFIDEDDMPHPAALRSGDQPSSTESDLRLQSVNSSQEYWPIDSKDEGRDTDTSCRSTPSLECQEQRLRVDHLPLLTIEPPSDSSAELSDRSDRGSVKRPPAYEPHGHIVTSSQASPKHISHGPPPRAPSRDDDAPLRHRHRQLESHLAINGSANRQSKSESDFSDGDNDSINSTSNSNDTINCSSESSSRDSLREQTLSKQTYHKETRNSWDSPIFSNDVIRKRHYRIGLNLFNKKPEKGIQYLTERGFIPDTPVGVAHFLLQRKGLSRQMIGEFLGNRQKQFNRDVLDCVVDEMDFQSMELDEALRKFQNHIRVQGEAQKVERLIEAFSQRYCICNPTVVRQFRNPDTIFILAFAIILLNTDMYSPNVKPERKMKLEDFIKNLRGVDDGEDIPRETLVGIYERIRKRELKTNEDHVSQVQKVEKLIVGKKPIGSLHHGLGCVLSLPHRRLVCYCRLFEVPDPNKPQKLGLHQREIFLFNDLLVVTKIFQKKKNSVTYSFRQSFSLYGMQVMLFENQYYPNGIRLTSAIPGADIKVLINFNAPNPQDRKKFTDDLRESIAEVQEMEKYRIESELEKQKGVVRPSMSQSSGLKKEAGNGGMNRASLDDSYAMGEGLKRSALSSSLRDLSEAGKRGRRSSAGSLDSNMEGSIISSPHTRRRPTTAREGSSRGNPSIPNSASTSILGSLFGSKRGKPSSQSQTPLPPPGHPTLISHKPHPTNLHHTAQVVHTVQAQLHGPHPQYCQVPQNPPPYHHHHHYHPPPHTQYHQHPAYSSHAHHHSQHGHYSQPSHHTQHSHHHGQQAGPAHGGHKPKHSGISTVV